From the genome of Motilibacter peucedani, one region includes:
- a CDS encoding 3-isopropylmalate dehydrogenase: protein MTQTYRIASIPGDGIGPEVVAEARTVLDAVLASEGARADYADYDLGARRWHATGETLPDSVLEELRGVDAILLGAVGDPSVPSGVLERGLLLRLRFELDHYVNLRPSKLFAGATTPLAGSPQIDFVVVREGTEGPYVGNGGAIRVGTPHEVANEVSVNTAYGVERVVRDAFARAQRRERKHLTLVHKNNVLVHAGHLWARTVAAVAPEFPDVTTDYLHVDAATIFLVTKPERFDVIVTDNLFGDILTDLAAAVTGGIGLAASGNVNPDRTTPSMFEPVHGSAPDIAGTGVADPTAAILSTALLLDHLGLSAAAARVEAAVEADLAARGPAPRSTREVGEAVLARLQG, encoded by the coding sequence GTGACGCAGACCTACCGCATCGCCAGCATCCCGGGTGACGGCATCGGCCCGGAGGTGGTCGCCGAGGCGCGCACGGTGCTGGACGCCGTGCTCGCCTCCGAGGGCGCCCGCGCCGACTACGCCGACTACGACCTGGGCGCGCGCCGCTGGCACGCGACGGGGGAGACGCTGCCCGACAGCGTGCTCGAGGAGCTGCGCGGCGTCGACGCGATCCTGCTCGGCGCCGTCGGCGACCCGTCGGTGCCCAGCGGAGTCCTCGAGCGCGGGCTGCTGCTGCGTCTGCGCTTCGAGCTCGACCACTACGTCAACCTGCGTCCCTCCAAGCTGTTCGCCGGCGCCACCACCCCGCTCGCGGGCTCGCCGCAGATCGACTTCGTCGTCGTGCGCGAGGGCACCGAGGGTCCCTACGTCGGCAACGGCGGCGCGATCCGCGTCGGCACGCCGCACGAGGTCGCCAACGAGGTCAGCGTCAACACCGCGTACGGCGTGGAGCGGGTCGTCCGCGACGCGTTCGCCCGGGCTCAGCGCCGCGAGCGCAAGCACCTCACCCTGGTGCACAAGAACAACGTCCTGGTGCACGCCGGGCACCTGTGGGCGCGCACCGTCGCGGCCGTCGCCCCGGAGTTCCCCGACGTGACGACCGACTACCTCCACGTCGACGCGGCCACGATCTTCCTGGTGACCAAGCCCGAGCGCTTCGACGTCATCGTCACCGACAACCTGTTCGGCGACATCCTCACCGACCTCGCGGCCGCGGTAACCGGCGGCATCGGCCTGGCTGCCAGCGGCAACGTCAACCCCGACCGCACCACGCCCAGCATGTTCGAGCCCGTCCACGGCTCGGCGCCCGACATCGCCGGGACGGGGGTCGCCGACCCGACCGCCGCGATCCTGTCGACGGCGCTGCTGCTCGACCACCTGGGGCTCTCGGCCGCCGCGGCCCGGGTGGAGGCGGCCGTCGAGGCCGACCTGGCCGCCCGCGGCCCG